The sequence below is a genomic window from Gammaproteobacteria bacterium.
TTATTGCGGATCGATCCTGGCGAGCTAGCGCGGTTTGCCGAGCAGGATCTTGTGCCGGGAAGGCGCCTAGGAATGCAATGGCGTTTCAGTCGCACCGCCCTGCTAGTCTGGCTGGCCGGAGAGAAACCGACCGACCGGACGAGCGA
It includes:
- a CDS encoding helix-turn-helix domain-containing protein, whose translation is MRARGIFGFLCIAFASLSAPAFSGVVAVEVLTLAEAARLLRIDPGELARFAEQDLVPGRRLGMQWRFSRTALLVWLAGEKPTDRTS